One Phaseolus vulgaris cultivar G19833 chromosome 4, P. vulgaris v2.0, whole genome shotgun sequence DNA window includes the following coding sequences:
- the LOC137838795 gene encoding uncharacterized protein, protein MTEAWRCRKFEFGLKQELKEVVISMSIRNFPALVEKSKVVESLKISSRLVKPQVGGPSKSMPKYEDRKKPYFRPQSYSSGRPNSQSPPSFRCFRCGGPHVRFCPHPVSNVTCDRCHRYGHATKDCRVQLGSPNSGVVQQVQQNSNQKPRAAGRVFAISGVEAS, encoded by the coding sequence atgactgaggcttggagatgtagaaaatttgagtttggattgaagcaagaacttaaagaagtggtgattTCTATGTCCATTAGAAATTTCCCTGCTCTAGTGGAGAAATcaaaagtagtggagagtttgaaaaTTAGTAGCAGACTTGTTAAGCCTCAAGTGGGAGGACCTTCTAAAAGCATGcctaaatatgaagatagaaagaaacctTATTTCAGACCTCAATCTTATAGCAGCGGAAGACCCAATTCTCAATCACCACCTAGTTTCAGATGTTTTAGATGCGGTGGGCCACATGTTAGATTTTGCCCTCATCCAGTGTCAAATGTGACATGTGATAGATGTCACAGGTATGGTCATGCAACAAAAGACTGTCGTGTCCAATTGGGATCTCCAAATTCTGGCGTAGTGCAGCaagtacaacaaaatagtaatcAAAAACCCAGAGCTGCTGGAAGAGTTTTTGCCATTAGTGGAGTTGAAGCTTCATAG
- the LOC137838794 gene encoding uncharacterized protein yields MCVECPVIIDGQRYKINMICIPLKDLEVILGMDWLSANLIVIDCGQKKLIFLKLEGMQVISAHQFEREIQEGAECFMLLACSIVTDKVQKDIFVVQEFMDIFPDEIPGLPPKREIEFAIDFIPGTGPMSISPYRMAPAELA; encoded by the coding sequence atgtgtgttgagtgtccagtaattatagatgggcagagatacaagatcaacatgatttgtatacctctaaaagatttGGAGGTTATATTGGGAATGGATTGGTTGTCTGCTAATCTTATCGTTATAGATTGTGGTCagaagaagttaattttccttaaattagaaggaatgcaggttatctcagctcatcagtttgagagagagatacaagaaggtgcagaatgttttatgcttttggcttgttctatagttactgataaagtacaaaaagatatatTTGTAGTTCAAGAGTTTATGGACATATTTCCTGATGAGATTCCTggacttccacctaaaagagagatagagtttgcaatagACTTTATTCCTGGAACAGGCCCAATGTCAATTTCTCCATACCGAATGGCACCCGCAGAGTTAGCttaa